The Lagenorhynchus albirostris chromosome 12, mLagAlb1.1, whole genome shotgun sequence nucleotide sequence TGGTCCctttctgacatttttctttgatAACCTAGAACTGAAACACTAAATgggatggatggagagagaaggaatTGAGCCGAGAAGTCAGTCCATGCCACCCCGTGTTACAACTTCAATGAAACAATGTACGTTACATACCAATAAGAGTGGCGCAACCAGAGGCACACCTAAGGTTGGCCTTGCCTAGCTCAggtgtctttctttaaaaaaaaaaaaaaaattatttatttatttggctgtgccggtcttccttgcggcacgtgggatctctcAGTtgcgcatgcgggatcttttagttgctggCATGCAAACTCATAGGTGctgcatgggggatctagttccctgaccagggatcgaacctggaccccctgcattggggtcGCGGAGTCTtagccgctggaccaccagggaagtcccctgctgtGTAGGATTCCCGCTGCTGTGGGAGATGGGGCGGGAAGAAGAGGCATGCATCAAGTTACCCAGAGGTAACTCTCTGCATcctctgtgtgtgtttgagtgACTGTGAGAGGGATGGCGAGAGCCCCGGCAAGGACCGAgttgtttccttctgcttttcATTTGGGACTACGGCTGGGCATGCGTTAACATGAACAAATCCCTACTGTATATAATAACAGgaatttgtatatataaattgTGTATTAGAAAATAGGGATTTGTTCATGTGTGCTTTCAGTCTGAGGATTTGTTTTCTGATTCTGGAAAATTCTGAGCTATACTAATTATCTACTACCGTGTCCTCAGTTCTCTACTTTGGAACTTTTATGTTATATCTATGCTGAAGTGTGAATCTAATCTTTTCTATCTCATGTTTTTTCATTGGTTCCGTGTTCTGGGTAAATATCCCAGCATACCTTCTAATTCATTAATTCTCTTTGTTcatcttgagtttttttttttttttttttttttttttttgcggtacgcgggcctctcactgttgtggcctctcccgttgcggagcacaggctccggacgcgcaggctcagcggccatggctcatgggcccagccgctccgcggcatgtgggatctttccggaccggggcacgaacccgtgtcccctgcatcggcaggcggacttccaaccactgtgccaccagggaagcccctagagttgtttttatttttttctaattatagtgGCGATACTTTTTATTCCCAGGACTTTTTCCTGGTTCTTTATCATATCCACTTGCTTTTGTTTCATAATCCCTTCCTATAATTTCTTAGTTTGCTAAGTTCTTTTTCCCCTTAGCTCACTGGGAGTTTTAACACGGTTTTCAGATGGCTGTATTATCTCTATCCGTTCAGGGATGAATCCCCGATTCGGTGAGTATTTTGGCTATCATTTACGACGTGAGtttcatttctgcattttaaacttttaattgcCATGTCATCTTGAGTGGAAATTTCCTTTTGCTGGTGTTTGTTGCCCCACTTCTCTTGCTCACCTCTCCTTGCCTCGGAAATTGTGATTGCTCTCACCCAGCCTAGGTCCCCATTCAGAGCCAAGCTCTGTGGGAGCAGTTTGGGTGTCTTATCTGTGGGAGCAATGCTGGTCCCACCTCTTTGTCAGCAGGTGCCTTTGGGCACAGGCTCTGCCTGGGAGCCTCCAGCTTCTCTCTCCTGCTGCTGGTTATTGGTGACAGGCTTGCACCCCAGCTGCAGCTTTTTCTAAGCTCTTTTTCTAGAAGGGCAAAGTACCCTGACCCTGTGTGTCACACAGCCAGGCCAACGCCACGCCCCACCCAGAAGAGGTGCAAGTCTGTTCCGCCATGCCTGGGAGCTCCCAGCAGCCGTGCTAGTTTCCTATTCTAGAGCCAGGAAGACTGGAAGCTCCACCATACCTCACTCTCTTATTTCTGGACCACAGagatattctcttgtttttgagactgtttacatatttttaatgaaaataaaagttttaacttATCTTTGTTCTTGGCATGAAAAAGTACTATGTCCTATTAAGAAGGTAGACAATGCTGACCTGTATTGCAATTGGGTTAAATATAACATTATTTCTTACCAAAAATAAATGACGGAGctctagaaaaataacaaattaagaTGAAAATTGCAAACAATTTTTCATGAAGTGGAAACGAGGCATTTGTAAGATATAAACCATCTAGTACTGAGAAAGTCTTAGGAAAGTGGAGaattaaataaagaatataagtAGTCTGAAAGTTAgagaattaaagagagaaaatgttcaGGTTCCTGAAGGAAAAAGGTCAGGAAAAGATTAAAGGGTGTGAACGGAAGCTGAATATAGTTCTTGCTGAGAAGAGTCAGGAAAGACAGAGTTTATAACAATGTCAAGAGAAGCAATGGAAGAGGAAGTGGAAATAAGGGAAATTTAGACCTCCTTCTAATTCAAAACTATGTTCATATTTTCCTAGGGTTAATGCTTACTCATTCACTTCAATGCCAatgcatgttttatttatttaaaaagacgcATTTATTCAGCTTCATGgtcaaactattacatttagccATCAAAAGTatgggtgcaaaaaaaaaaaaacctacattaAAACCCTCTGTTGGAATGctttacacttttcacagaacaGAAACTAAAATACCTGTTATACAGTTAGTCACAAATACAGTCCTCAATTTTTTTTGCCCATACACATGAGTATTGTCTAAAACATGTCTTCTCTGTAGCAGCCAGGCCCTGCCACCACTGCGTTTGGCTGAGTTCACAAATCTATTGTAACCTGTAGCTTCCCCATCACTTCTctggctctcctctcctgctgAGCTTTGTTTCCTGGCAGTAATTAAAACCTTCTGCCACTGCCAGAggtcctgctgctgctggaactGCCACAGCCGCCTTGGTTTTGTGGTTTGGCAAAGTATTGGCCTCTGCCACCACGGGGGCCGGCACTTCTGCCTCCAAAGTTTCATCCCTTCATGGGTCCAAAATTTGAAGATGGTTGTAACTGCCAAAATCGTCGTAGCTTCCGCCACCTCCAAAATTGCTTCCACTATTACCAAACCCGTTACAGCCATCCCTACTGCCACCACACCCACCGCCACTGTGGCTGCCACCAAAGGCATCTCGACCACTGAGGTTTCCTCCACGACCAAAGCTGTCATTCCCACCAAAGCCCCCTCCAAGACCACCACCAAAGCTTCCAGAACGACTTCCAGCTCTTTGGCTGGATGAAGCACCAGCCCTCTGTTGCTTAGGTAGGGCTTTCCTTACTTCACAGTTGTGGCCATTCACAGTGCGGTATTTCTGAATGACAATCTTGTTTAATGAGTCATGGCCATCAAACGTTACGAAAGCAAAGCCTCTCTTTTTGCCGCTGCCTCGGTCAGTCATGATTTCAgtcacttcagttttctcatactGTTCAAAATAATCTCTTAGGTGATGTTCTTCAATGTCTTCTTTAACGCCACCaacaaaaatctttttcacagttAAGTGGGCACCAGGTCTTTGAGAATCTTCTCTTGAGACGGCCCTCTTTGGTTCCACAACTATTCCATCTAC carries:
- the LOC132530446 gene encoding heterogeneous nuclear ribonucleoprotein A1-like; its protein translation is MLSKWGTVTDCVVVRDPNTKRSRGFGFVTYATVEEVDAAMKAKPHKVDGIVVEPKRAVSREDSQRPGAHLTVKKIFVGGVKEDIEEHHLRDYFEQYEKTEVTEIMTDRGSGKKRGFAFVTFDGHDSLNKIVIQKYRTVNGHNCEVRKALPKQQRAGASSSQRAGSRSGSFGGGLGGGFGGNDSFGRGGNLSGRDAFGGSHSGGGCGGSRDGCNGFGNSGSNFGGGGSYDDFGSYNHLQILDP